The Bacteroidota bacterium region GGTATGTTCGATGCAAATTCGTTTACGGCTTTCATGGCTCCTTCCCATTTGCTGTTGTAATCATGCACAAGGATTACACCTCCCGGAACAAGTCTGGGATAAAAGAATTCCAGACCGGC contains the following coding sequences:
- a CDS encoding TylF/MycF family methyltransferase; the protein is AGLEFFYPRLVPGGVILVHDYNSKWEGAMKAVNEFASNIPETLVHVPDSDNTIMIIKNRSV